One window of Luteolibacter sp. Y139 genomic DNA carries:
- a CDS encoding S1C family serine protease, whose product MKHPRFFNGVAAAVLASALLQPAWSREPVGSIEDIRKLEGKIAAVAEKAMKSTVALISEESGASGSGVITSADGLILTAAHVIEGAEQVLVVFPDGKQVKGKVLGANMSKDIGMVQIEEKGPWPFIERGESKPLEAGDWVIAMGHSTGFDPARTPPVRFGSVVSDGPGNFLTTDCTLIGGDSGGPLFDLNGKIVGINSSIGDALKNNNHAGVDGFKEDWDRLIAGEVWGQLQMDPMSNPERAVMGIELGSQVRGGGIVISGVSEHASKAGIRPGDILQSVEDKQVRDGRALQIFLAKKQAGDKVKIGILRADKPLKLEIELKQKNQIR is encoded by the coding sequence ATGAAGCATCCGAGATTTTTCAATGGAGTGGCGGCGGCCGTTCTGGCTTCCGCCTTGTTGCAACCGGCGTGGTCGCGCGAGCCCGTGGGCTCGATCGAGGACATACGCAAGCTTGAAGGCAAGATCGCAGCCGTAGCGGAGAAGGCGATGAAATCCACCGTGGCCCTGATTTCCGAGGAAAGCGGGGCTTCCGGGTCGGGCGTCATTACCTCCGCCGACGGACTGATCCTGACCGCGGCCCACGTGATCGAGGGCGCGGAGCAGGTGCTGGTCGTCTTCCCGGACGGCAAGCAGGTGAAGGGCAAAGTGCTCGGCGCGAACATGTCGAAGGACATCGGCATGGTTCAGATCGAGGAGAAAGGCCCGTGGCCCTTCATTGAGCGCGGGGAATCCAAGCCGCTGGAAGCGGGCGACTGGGTGATCGCGATGGGTCACTCGACGGGATTCGATCCGGCGCGGACTCCGCCGGTGCGATTCGGCTCGGTGGTTTCGGACGGCCCCGGGAATTTCCTGACGACGGATTGCACGCTGATCGGCGGTGATTCCGGCGGTCCGCTGTTCGACCTGAATGGCAAGATCGTGGGGATCAATTCCTCGATCGGTGATGCCCTGAAGAATAACAACCACGCGGGAGTGGATGGTTTCAAAGAGGACTGGGACCGGCTGATCGCGGGGGAAGTCTGGGGCCAGCTCCAGATGGACCCGATGTCGAATCCGGAGCGAGCCGTCATGGGTATCGAGCTCGGGTCGCAGGTCCGTGGTGGCGGGATCGTCATTTCCGGCGTGAGCGAGCATGCGTCGAAGGCAGGCATCCGCCCGGGTGACATTCTCCAGAGTGTGGAGGACAAGCAGGTGCGCGATGGCCGCGCGCTGCAGATCTTCCTCGCGAAGAAGCAGGCGGGCGACAAGGTCAAGATCGGCATCTTGCGCGCGGACAAGCCGCTCAAGCTGGAGATCGAATTGAAGCAAAAGAACCAGATCCGCTGA
- a CDS encoding dihydroneopterin aldolase: protein MRVDFMGDFHEIEIRRLKVTCHIGVPEEERALPQQLRVTVKLSVGTPFHTMGDEISRTLDYAALAAAIQDLSAARPRRLIETLAADVANLTLEFPVVSAVEVTVEKHILPDTECVAVHLRRERGTV, encoded by the coding sequence ATGCGCGTTGATTTCATGGGAGACTTCCACGAGATCGAAATCCGGCGGCTGAAGGTGACGTGTCACATCGGTGTGCCGGAGGAGGAGCGCGCGCTGCCGCAGCAGCTGCGGGTGACGGTGAAGCTGTCGGTGGGGACGCCGTTTCACACGATGGGCGACGAGATCTCCCGCACGCTCGACTACGCCGCGCTGGCGGCCGCCATCCAGGATCTGTCGGCGGCCCGGCCGCGGCGGCTGATCGAGACGCTGGCGGCGGATGTGGCCAATTTGACACTGGAATTTCCTGTCGTGAGCGCGGTGGAAGTGACGGTGGAAAAACATATCCTGCCTGATACCGAATGCGTCGCGGTGCACCTCCGGCGCGAGCGCGGGACGGTCTAA
- a CDS encoding transglycosylase domain-containing protein, with protein sequence MPKSSPKDPGSPTGKFSDKRSSNRKKTEPARKPVGLGSVILFWPFLIFHGLISPLPKFLRVPIRLLGDPLIAGLYAGLAMAGFYFVRARPYDMAKVAEMPERTVVFDRRGEELGRIHGEKRDVIKVSEVAQDFIFAILAREDKRFYTHGGVDWIGVGRAVKENFVRGGAAQGASTLTMQLARNSFALKASLLDFSPKIQELDRKLLETAVSYRIESTYSKEEILQHYLNRIFWGHQVRGIEEASRTYFEKSAKDLTLSESALLAGIVRGPNAFSPFKDIDKAIRERNTVLDRMVSEGFIKADQAEAAKKEPISIRPEWRRIFHDSYAMDAIRRELERILEEENIELGGLQITTTIDHLIQKKAEEALDAKLREIERRPGYDHQTRAAWNALPIDKKTQPQYLQGSVVAIENLTGAVLAIVGGRNADESKFNRALQGKRQIGSVFKPFVYLAGFESGIRPDTLIDDGPISRGEIRGAGAWHPHNSDGKFGGYLPASTGLIRSRNTMSVRVGNRAGIDKVADVALSVGFETPMPKLPTSFLGAWEASTYEVASAYTVFPNCGVRYAPRLIKEIRDRNGNVVWPEKGDSPYISYEAVSKGPAWSVSNILHEVTTRGTAAAIKSLGFNKDCGGKTGTTNDYKDAWFAGYTSSITCAVWVGLDTPKKTIEKGYGATLALPVWVEVMKTADKLGYKAEGLKSQLSFVECRLCRSSGKRATAGCEAAQEAYTDNVPKDMVPAENDLCPDHPAKAIPLDGEVPEATTSNRPPKAQPVSDDSPILDEEEIEIPKAIPVDEGEPVIQKAIPVPESQGR encoded by the coding sequence ATGCCGAAATCATCCCCGAAGGACCCCGGCAGCCCAACCGGAAAATTCTCCGATAAGCGCTCGTCCAACCGCAAGAAGACCGAACCGGCCCGAAAGCCCGTCGGACTTGGTTCCGTGATCCTTTTCTGGCCGTTTTTAATCTTCCACGGCCTCATTTCTCCCCTGCCGAAGTTCCTCCGCGTCCCGATCCGGCTCCTCGGCGACCCACTGATCGCGGGACTTTACGCAGGTCTCGCCATGGCCGGATTTTATTTCGTCCGCGCCCGTCCCTACGACATGGCGAAGGTCGCGGAAATGCCCGAGCGGACCGTCGTTTTCGACCGCCGCGGCGAGGAACTCGGCCGCATCCACGGCGAGAAACGCGACGTGATCAAGGTCTCCGAGGTCGCCCAGGACTTCATTTTCGCCATCCTGGCCCGCGAGGACAAACGCTTCTACACCCACGGCGGCGTCGACTGGATCGGCGTAGGGCGCGCGGTGAAGGAAAATTTCGTCCGCGGCGGCGCCGCCCAGGGTGCCTCCACCCTGACCATGCAGCTCGCGCGGAATAGCTTCGCGCTGAAAGCCTCGCTTCTCGATTTCTCGCCGAAGATCCAGGAGCTCGATCGCAAGCTGCTGGAAACCGCCGTCTCCTACCGCATCGAGTCGACCTACTCGAAGGAGGAAATCCTCCAGCACTACCTGAACCGGATTTTCTGGGGCCACCAGGTCCGCGGCATCGAGGAAGCCTCGCGCACTTACTTCGAGAAATCCGCGAAGGACCTCACCCTCTCCGAGTCCGCACTGCTCGCCGGCATCGTCCGCGGCCCGAATGCCTTCTCCCCTTTCAAGGACATCGACAAGGCCATCCGCGAACGGAACACCGTGCTCGATCGCATGGTCTCGGAAGGCTTCATCAAGGCGGACCAAGCCGAAGCCGCGAAGAAGGAGCCCATTTCCATCCGCCCGGAGTGGCGACGCATCTTCCACGATAGCTACGCGATGGATGCGATCCGCCGCGAACTCGAGCGCATCCTGGAAGAAGAGAACATCGAGCTCGGCGGACTCCAGATCACCACCACCATCGATCACTTGATTCAGAAGAAGGCCGAGGAAGCACTGGATGCGAAGCTGCGGGAGATCGAGCGGCGGCCCGGCTACGATCACCAGACGCGCGCCGCATGGAACGCGCTGCCCATCGACAAGAAGACCCAGCCCCAATATCTCCAGGGCAGCGTGGTCGCCATCGAGAACCTCACCGGTGCCGTGCTCGCCATTGTCGGCGGTCGCAATGCCGACGAGTCGAAGTTCAACCGCGCCCTGCAAGGCAAGCGGCAGATCGGTTCGGTCTTCAAGCCCTTCGTCTACCTCGCCGGCTTCGAAAGTGGCATCCGCCCGGATACCCTGATTGACGATGGTCCGATCTCGCGCGGCGAAATCCGCGGCGCGGGCGCCTGGCATCCGCACAACTCCGACGGCAAATTCGGCGGTTACCTTCCCGCTTCCACCGGCTTGATCCGATCGCGCAATACCATGTCCGTGCGCGTCGGCAATCGCGCCGGCATCGACAAGGTCGCGGACGTCGCCCTTTCCGTCGGCTTCGAGACCCCGATGCCGAAGCTGCCGACGTCCTTCCTCGGTGCATGGGAAGCCAGCACCTACGAAGTGGCTTCGGCCTACACGGTCTTTCCGAATTGCGGCGTCCGCTACGCTCCGCGCCTGATCAAGGAGATCCGCGATCGCAATGGCAACGTGGTGTGGCCGGAGAAAGGTGACTCGCCTTACATCTCCTACGAAGCCGTCAGCAAGGGCCCGGCCTGGAGCGTCTCTAACATCCTGCACGAGGTCACCACCCGCGGCACCGCGGCCGCCATCAAGAGCCTTGGCTTTAACAAGGACTGCGGTGGCAAGACCGGCACCACCAATGACTACAAGGACGCATGGTTCGCCGGCTACACCTCCAGCATCACCTGCGCCGTCTGGGTCGGCCTGGATACGCCGAAGAAGACCATCGAAAAGGGCTACGGCGCAACCCTCGCCCTGCCCGTGTGGGTGGAAGTCATGAAGACCGCCGACAAGCTCGGCTACAAGGCGGAGGGCCTGAAGTCACAGCTTTCCTTCGTCGAGTGCCGCCTCTGCCGCAGCTCCGGCAAGCGTGCCACCGCCGGCTGCGAAGCCGCCCAAGAGGCCTATACCGACAACGTCCCGAAGGACATGGTGCCTGCCGAAAACGATCTCTGCCCCGATCACCCGGCGAAGGCCATCCCTCTCGACGGCGAGGTGCCAGAGGCCACCACGTCCAACCGTCCTCCAAAGGCCCAGCCGGTGTCTGACGACTCACCGATCCTCGATGAAGAGGAAATCGAGATCCCCAAGGCCATCCCGGTCGATGAAGGCGAGCCCGTGATTCAAAAAGCCATCCCCGTCCCCGAAAGCCAAGGCCGCTAG
- the hemQ gene encoding hydrogen peroxide-dependent heme synthase has translation MSDSNVSPLVSREGWHVMHLFYQIDHSQWSLLGDDEKRAAKTRLTELVQEIRATKDTHLLTFAIATPKADIGFMLLTPDLQVATAYEKQLTLSLGPEILSPAYSYLSMTESSEYTTTSAQYAAETLIGEKGLTEGSAEFEQAMKEFEERMAHYLKHRLYPVLPDWPAICFYPMSKRRSGADNWYSLSYEARRELMSGHARVGRTYSGRILQLITGSTGLDEYEWGVTLLAKDTIDIKSIVYEMRFDEVSARYAEFGDFYIGMQLPLDELFRRVCL, from the coding sequence ATGTCCGATTCGAATGTTTCCCCGCTGGTGTCACGCGAAGGCTGGCACGTGATGCACCTCTTCTATCAAATCGACCACTCGCAGTGGTCCCTGCTCGGCGATGACGAGAAGCGTGCGGCCAAGACCCGCCTCACCGAACTGGTCCAGGAAATCCGCGCCACCAAGGACACCCACCTGCTGACCTTCGCCATCGCCACCCCGAAGGCGGACATCGGCTTCATGCTCCTTACGCCGGACCTGCAAGTGGCCACGGCCTATGAAAAGCAGCTCACGCTTTCGCTCGGGCCGGAGATCCTCAGCCCAGCGTATTCGTATCTCTCGATGACCGAGAGCTCGGAATACACCACCACCTCCGCGCAATACGCCGCCGAAACCCTGATCGGCGAAAAGGGTCTCACCGAAGGCAGCGCGGAATTCGAACAGGCGATGAAGGAATTCGAGGAGCGCATGGCGCACTACCTCAAGCACCGCCTCTACCCGGTGCTGCCGGATTGGCCCGCCATCTGTTTCTACCCCATGTCCAAGCGCCGCAGCGGTGCCGACAACTGGTACTCGCTGTCCTACGAAGCACGCCGCGAATTGATGAGTGGCCACGCCCGCGTCGGCCGCACCTATTCCGGCCGCATCCTCCAGCTCATCACCGGCTCCACCGGCCTCGATGAATACGAATGGGGCGTCACCCTGCTCGCCAAGGACACCATCGACATCAAGTCGATCGTCTACGAAATGCGCTTCGACGAAGTCTCCGCCCGCTACGCCGAATTCGGCGACTTCTACATCGGCATGCAGCTGCCGCTGGACGAGTTGTTCCGCCGGGTGTGTTTGTGA
- a CDS encoding DUF721 domain-containing protein — protein sequence MAKESRLEAMRRAVLREWRGEEPAHLDERLHLPKEFLASILKAAGATEGIDEEKLRSMWKEVAGDFVARHATPVSLKGGCLTLHVLQPAMRFHLEQTRTVLLQKVQEAAGAGVVKSIRFHVG from the coding sequence ATGGCCAAGGAATCCCGGCTCGAAGCGATGCGTCGCGCGGTGCTCCGGGAATGGCGGGGTGAGGAGCCGGCGCACTTGGACGAGCGGCTGCACCTGCCGAAGGAATTCCTGGCATCCATTCTCAAGGCCGCTGGTGCGACCGAGGGCATCGATGAGGAGAAGCTGCGCTCGATGTGGAAGGAAGTGGCGGGTGATTTCGTGGCGCGCCATGCCACGCCGGTGTCGCTGAAGGGCGGCTGCCTGACGCTCCATGTGCTGCAACCGGCGATGCGCTTTCACCTGGAGCAGACGCGCACCGTGCTGCTGCAAAAAGTCCAGGAAGCTGCTGGTGCCGGCGTGGTGAAGAGCATTCGCTTCCATGTCGGCTGA
- the tnpA gene encoding IS200/IS605 family transposase, producing MPQSLSRILIHLVFSTKNREPALSTALQAELHPYLAGTLDSMDCPSLRVGGVGDHVHMLFGLSRTKTIAEVVEAVKTSSSKWIKSKDARLSSFHWQSGYAAFSVSQSDADQVVAYLANQAEHHRKRTFQEEYRLLLEKYQVPFDERYVWN from the coding sequence ATGCCACAATCGCTCTCTCGCATTCTGATCCATTTGGTCTTCAGCACAAAAAACCGGGAACCTGCTCTATCAACCGCACTTCAGGCCGAGCTTCATCCCTATCTTGCGGGAACATTGGACAGTATGGATTGCCCGTCTTTGCGCGTGGGTGGAGTCGGGGATCACGTGCACATGCTATTCGGCCTTTCACGCACCAAAACGATTGCTGAGGTCGTCGAGGCGGTGAAGACCTCGTCATCGAAATGGATTAAATCGAAGGACGCGCGATTGTCCTCGTTCCATTGGCAATCCGGTTACGCCGCATTCTCCGTCAGTCAATCCGATGCCGATCAGGTGGTGGCCTACCTTGCGAATCAGGCGGAGCATCATCGCAAGCGGACGTTCCAGGAGGAATACCGGTTGTTGCTGGAAAAGTATCAGGTGCCGTTCGATGAGCGGTACGTTTGGAATTGA
- a CDS encoding ferredoxin: MADREDKNRENVTGKFYVDSQCIDCDLCRETAPNNFTRSDDEGYSYVYKQPENDEERAQSREAMEGCPVEAIGDDGSED, translated from the coding sequence ATGGCCGACCGCGAAGACAAGAACCGGGAAAACGTCACAGGCAAATTCTACGTCGATAGCCAGTGCATCGACTGTGACCTGTGCCGCGAGACCGCGCCGAACAATTTCACCCGCTCCGACGACGAGGGCTACTCTTACGTCTACAAGCAGCCGGAGAACGACGAAGAGCGCGCCCAGAGCCGCGAGGCGATGGAAGGCTGCCCGGTCGAAGCCATCGGTGACGACGGCAGCGAAGACTGA
- a CDS encoding NUDIX domain-containing protein, giving the protein MFRNLIFDWSGTLVDDLPPVLEATNHVLGIYGKEPLDRESFRRRFRLPYAEFYEEMIPGVPLAELEVHFRKAFSESTAAVTILPHAREKLEWCRDHGVRCFVLTSMDSDAFHAQLVDLGLSDFFEATYSGVLDKRERILGILESHRLAPEESAFVGDMTHDIDTARHGNLTSIAVLTGYTHAGPLSEARPDLTVPDLAVLRTLLGRHGWKPRPVATVGALLHDGNGKLLMVKTHKWGHRWGIPGGKIRRGESSLDALRREIREETGLEITHPHFVLVQDCIDSDEFQRPEHFLLLNYVARTKPGEVKLNDEAQEYRWVTPAAALGLDLNRPTRTLLVEALNQDLIEHPV; this is encoded by the coding sequence ATGTTTCGCAATCTGATCTTCGACTGGTCCGGTACGCTGGTGGATGACCTCCCGCCGGTGCTGGAGGCGACCAACCATGTGCTGGGCATTTATGGAAAGGAGCCGCTGGATCGCGAGAGCTTCCGGCGGCGTTTCCGGCTGCCCTATGCGGAGTTCTATGAGGAGATGATCCCCGGCGTGCCGCTGGCGGAGCTGGAGGTGCATTTCCGCAAGGCCTTCTCGGAGTCGACGGCGGCGGTGACGATCCTGCCGCATGCGCGTGAGAAGCTGGAATGGTGCCGCGACCACGGCGTCCGCTGCTTCGTGCTGACGAGCATGGATAGCGATGCCTTCCATGCGCAGCTGGTGGATCTGGGGCTGAGTGATTTTTTCGAGGCGACCTACTCGGGCGTGTTGGACAAGCGGGAGCGGATCCTGGGGATTCTGGAAAGCCATCGGCTGGCACCGGAGGAGAGCGCCTTCGTGGGGGACATGACGCATGACATCGATACCGCGCGGCATGGCAATCTCACGTCGATCGCGGTGCTCACGGGCTACACGCATGCGGGTCCGCTGTCCGAGGCGCGGCCGGATCTGACGGTGCCGGATCTGGCGGTGCTGAGGACTTTGTTAGGTCGGCATGGTTGGAAGCCGCGGCCGGTGGCTACGGTGGGCGCATTGCTTCATGATGGAAATGGCAAGCTGCTGATGGTGAAGACCCACAAGTGGGGTCACCGCTGGGGGATCCCCGGTGGGAAGATCCGCCGCGGGGAGAGCTCGCTGGATGCGCTGCGCCGCGAGATCCGCGAGGAGACGGGGCTGGAGATCACGCATCCCCACTTCGTGCTGGTGCAGGACTGCATCGACTCGGATGAGTTCCAGCGGCCGGAGCATTTCCTGCTGCTGAACTATGTGGCGCGCACGAAGCCGGGGGAGGTGAAGCTCAATGACGAGGCGCAGGAATACCGGTGGGTGACGCCGGCCGCGGCGCTGGGGCTGGATCTGAACCGGCCGACGCGGACGCTGCTGGTGGAGGCGCTGAACCAGGATTTGATCGAGCATCCGGTGTGA
- a CDS encoding S1C family serine protease, producing MRTSLLATAFHAALVAGAFAQGRGEVPLMRPEEAETVQRQSMEFIDAVRPSVRPVVPSTLWVWADTGYGLRSVAYGTVVQDGTKALTKWSEIAMTRGPIKVVGGDGTTATATVIGVYQEEDLALLQLKGASYPAVKLTDREAPKLGHFLIAASPDDTPVSVGVVAVEARSLREKDQAFLGVIANTDPPAKGLKIEDVEKGSAAALAGLESGDRILALNGRTVTNLVELKSVLSGFHPGDKIAIRYLRKGAEATANAELKERNVDYPEIPNGRLRQMERMGADEKGLSLVHEGFPSVIQTDLRVGREQCGGPVVDLDGNVVGIGIARADRTRSFVIPAKHVIDLLSREPVSPEVAQAAMEEEEQARQRQVGQNMPPQQRVPRAVPAPPGAAENLRHHLEEMEKLMDRMRAEMDGLDE from the coding sequence ATGAGAACCAGTCTTCTTGCGACCGCATTTCACGCCGCCCTGGTGGCCGGCGCGTTCGCCCAGGGCCGCGGCGAGGTGCCGCTGATGCGCCCGGAGGAAGCGGAAACGGTGCAGCGCCAGTCGATGGAATTCATCGACGCGGTGCGCCCGTCCGTCCGCCCCGTGGTCCCGTCCACGCTATGGGTGTGGGCGGATACCGGCTATGGCCTGCGCTCGGTGGCCTACGGCACCGTCGTCCAAGACGGCACCAAGGCGCTGACCAAGTGGAGTGAGATCGCGATGACCCGCGGCCCGATCAAGGTCGTGGGTGGCGATGGCACCACGGCAACGGCCACCGTGATCGGTGTCTATCAGGAGGAGGACCTGGCCCTGCTCCAACTGAAGGGTGCGAGCTATCCGGCGGTGAAGCTGACGGATCGCGAAGCGCCGAAGCTGGGCCATTTCCTGATCGCCGCATCGCCGGATGACACGCCGGTGAGCGTGGGGGTGGTGGCGGTCGAGGCGCGTTCCTTGCGCGAAAAGGACCAGGCATTCCTGGGCGTGATCGCGAATACCGATCCGCCAGCGAAGGGCCTGAAGATCGAGGATGTCGAGAAGGGCAGCGCTGCAGCCCTTGCGGGTCTTGAGAGCGGCGACCGCATCCTTGCGCTCAATGGCCGCACGGTGACCAATCTGGTGGAGCTGAAGTCGGTGCTATCCGGTTTTCACCCGGGGGATAAGATCGCGATCCGGTATCTCCGCAAGGGTGCCGAGGCGACCGCCAATGCCGAGCTCAAGGAGCGGAACGTGGACTACCCGGAGATTCCGAATGGCCGCCTGCGCCAGATGGAGCGGATGGGCGCGGATGAAAAAGGCCTGAGTCTGGTGCATGAGGGATTTCCCAGCGTGATTCAGACCGACCTGCGCGTCGGCCGCGAGCAATGCGGCGGGCCGGTGGTGGATCTGGATGGCAATGTCGTGGGAATCGGGATCGCGCGTGCGGACCGTACGCGGAGTTTTGTGATTCCGGCGAAGCATGTGATCGATCTGTTGTCACGCGAGCCGGTTTCCCCCGAGGTCGCCCAAGCGGCGATGGAGGAGGAAGAGCAGGCGAGACAGCGGCAGGTGGGTCAGAACATGCCACCGCAGCAGCGGGTTCCGCGCGCGGTGCCAGCGCCACCGGGGGCGGCGGAGAATCTGCGGCATCACCTGGAGGAAATGGAGAAGCTGATGGACCGGATGCGGGCGGAGATGGATGGGCTGGATGAGTGA